Part of the Spirochaetales bacterium genome is shown below.
ATTAATAATTTTCTGCATTCTATCCCAAAAACTCATAACGCTGTCTCCCTTTCTTTGTAAAATCGGTCAAGATACGTGTAACAATCATCTTTTTCACCGTCATGTAAAGAATATCAATTTTACTATGTTGTATCAAGATAAATTGTTCAAGATATACGGGCATATATGCTGATAATGAAAGCACCTCCTTCTTGACCTGTACTACCGTTTTCATTATTATTCACCATTATAGTATCACGCGGATAGAAAGAGGTGAGTGTTCAATTGGATGAAACCGCAGCCGGCTATATTAACTGTCAAACATGCGGCAGATATATACGCAAAGATGAAGCTTTAAACGATTCCTTTTGTTCTATTATTTGTTCGGAAAATTATACACGTTGTGAAGTGTGTGGTAATTACTTTCTCAAAAATGAAGGATTCGGAAAAAATATATGTTCTCAAGCCTGTGCCGTACAATATAAAATAGCAAAAACATATCAAAATGAAACCATTTCGATAAAATATAGAGAAAAGGAGTCAGAATGAAAATTATTTTTCTGGGGCCCCCGGGAGCCGGTAAGGGGACACTCTCAACCATGGTATGTCGGGATTTCGGCGTCGTTCAAATCTCTACCGGTGATATCTTCAGGGAAGCGATCGAAAAAGAGACCCCGCTGGGGAAAAGAATCAAGAAAATCGTCGAAAATGGCGAACTCGTTCCCGATGAACTGACCGTCTCTCTTGTAAAAGAAAGGCTTTCAGAGGAAGACGCCCGAACCGGATATATCCTCGATGGTTTCCCGCGAACGATACGGCAGGCGGAAGCCTTGCAGACATTCGAAAACATCACAATGGTCGTCAATCTCGATATCAAAAACGACCAGATCATTATCGAAAGGCTTTCCGGAAGAAGAATATGCGGCTCCTGTCACGCCATTTATCATATAAAAAATAACCCGCCGAAAATCGAAAACAAATGTGACCGGTGCGGAGAAGACCTCATCATCAGGGAAGATGACGAAATTCCCGCAATCAGGAACCGGCTCGAGATTTACAGAAAAAAAACGAAACCCCTTATCGATTTTTATGCAAACAGGGGAATACTTCATACGATCGATGCTTCGGGTACATCAGAAGAGGTCTACCGCGCATTTACCCGTCTGGCGGAGAAAGCCGACGGTTAGCCGGGAGAGGGACGCCCGCTAACGAGGGTTTCCTGAAGACGGATGACATTTCCCCGGATGTCTTTCAAGGCAACGATATTAATACGGTTTTTTCGCGGCAGCTATCGGTTTGATGCATTCCGTCTCGCAATGTATCTATGGTACCGAAAGCTTCCATCGCGGCAAAGGCGGTCAGCAGGAACATTTTTAAATGAGACATTTAACCCTCCAGGATATCGTGTGTCAATACGCCAGACACCCCTGAGAAATAAATTTTTGAGATAACCCGTAAAAAACTCCCGTCCATACCGGGCACCCTTATTGAATAAAGTTCCTTGCTTTTAGCATTTGCCCGATACGTTCTTTTTCAATTACATCGGGATCTTCGTAGAGTGTTTTCAGCTTTTCCACATCATTAAAGCCAAGATTCAGGACTTTTTCGAGTGCCTCCAATCCCTTTTCCGGGTCCATGACTTTTGTTAACAGAATGACCGCTTTTTCAAAAAGGGCATCCTTTAATTGGGGATTTACCAGAAGGGCCGCATCATATGCTTCCAAAGCGAGATCGTATCGCTTTAATTCATTGTATCCACGGGCACATGATATATACGCACCGCTGTCCGCAGGATTTTTCTGTATAAATCGTTCAAAATAATCAACGGCTTTTTCATATTCGTTCGATTCGAGATAGAGATTTCCGAGATTGTATAACGCATCGGTATCTTCCGGAGAATATTCCAGAAGCAGTAAAAAATACCGGATTGCATCATCCCGCTTCTCACGTTTCCATTGAATAATACCCGCGTTATACATGGCATACGTATTTTCAGGTGCTATTTCAAGAATATGCTCGAATACCCGTATGGCCTTTTCATTATCTCCTTTCCGGTGATACGCGAATCCGCTCATGGTAAGCACGTCAAGATTGTCGGGATCAGCTTTTAGAAGCTGTTCCAGTAATTCCCGGGCACTTTCAAATCGATCTGTCTTTATCAGCGCGAGTGCAAGATTATATTTTGCGCGGGAAAAATCCGGATTTAAATCCACCGCCCGCCGGTAAAGCTCGGCTGCTTTTTCAAAATTACCGAGATTGTAGTATTCATTTCCGAGTTTATAATACTCGTCCGAAAGTTCGGACCACCGAATACCTGACGCGCAGGAAAAACCGAGAAGCAATATCGGAATAAAAGCATAAAAAAGAAGTGATCTGATTCTTTTTATCATTGTTGTTCCGGATAACGTTTAACCGTTTATACTTGCATAAAATCGCGACACCAAAGCCGCCTTTATATAATTATTTTATTTTATGAAAAAGTAACCGGTCCTCCCTTATTCTCTCAAGAGGACCGGTATAATCGACACGATAACGAAGATGGTGCTTTCCGCCCTGTTATTTTGGCAGTTTTATAGTAAACCCGACAAATCCCTGCAAACCGCCGAATGCGATACCGGGTAGAAAGACGACCGTAGGAACGACTTCCAGAAAAACCTCCAAAGTCCCCTTCAGAAGGAATGCCTGTATCCCGATAGGAATTCTGCCGCCGATATACAGATCGGCGTCGCTTTCATTCGTCGAATCACCGCTTGCTATATAAATTTGGGCATACGCACCGACCCCGAAAAAAAGACTCAAGAAATCAATGAGGTGCATCGAATTGATAATTCTGTAATCCGCGCTTATATGGAGAAAATTAAGATTCCCCGTACCCATCAGATCCGCAAAAATATAACCGATTTTAATATCAAACGGTTCCGGCCTGATAATGACGACGGCTGTCGGATTTCCAAACTCAAGACCGACGCGAAGTGCAAAAAGCGAGGTAGCGCACATCATTGAAAGCAGAATAAAGAAAGAAACAAAGAATATCCTTTTCATATAGATACACACCTTTCCTTATGGTTTTACTATACATTGCATTTATACACTGAAATGACATCTCCTAGGGGAGTCGAACCCCTGCTGCCGGGATGAAAACCCGGTGTCCTAACCACTAGACGAAGGAGACACGTAAAACAGTAATAATCAAAAAATCATTATACTCATTTTACCGCTATAAATTTACAAACTTATGCTTTTTTGTCAAGCGGTATTTTGTGCTTTTTGGGCCGGCTACGCTAAATATTGACCGTTCGCAAACACTTTTTCAAGTGATTGATGAGCTTTCCATCGGTCTTTCTCATCTCCCGAACATCGCCGTTAATTCCTCTCTCACGTTATCGATCACCGTTCTGTAACGCTC
Proteins encoded:
- a CDS encoding adenylate kinase, which gives rise to MKIIFLGPPGAGKGTLSTMVCRDFGVVQISTGDIFREAIEKETPLGKRIKKIVENGELVPDELTVSLVKERLSEEDARTGYILDGFPRTIRQAEALQTFENITMVVNLDIKNDQIIIERLSGRRICGSCHAIYHIKNNPPKIENKCDRCGEDLIIREDDEIPAIRNRLEIYRKKTKPLIDFYANRGILHTIDASGTSEEVYRAFTRLAEKADG
- a CDS encoding tetratricopeptide repeat protein is translated as MIKRIRSLLFYAFIPILLLGFSCASGIRWSELSDEYYKLGNEYYNLGNFEKAAELYRRAVDLNPDFSRAKYNLALALIKTDRFESARELLEQLLKADPDNLDVLTMSGFAYHRKGDNEKAIRVFEHILEIAPENTYAMYNAGIIQWKREKRDDAIRYFLLLLEYSPEDTDALYNLGNLYLESNEYEKAVDYFERFIQKNPADSGAYISCARGYNELKRYDLALEAYDAALLVNPQLKDALFEKAVILLTKVMDPEKGLEALEKVLNLGFNDVEKLKTLYEDPDVIEKERIGQMLKARNFIQ
- a CDS encoding DUF3996 domain-containing protein; the encoded protein is MKRIFFVSFFILLSMMCATSLFALRVGLEFGNPTAVVIIRPEPFDIKIGYIFADLMGTGNLNFLHISADYRIINSMHLIDFLSLFFGVGAYAQIYIASGDSTNESDADLYIGGRIPIGIQAFLLKGTLEVFLEVVPTVVFLPGIAFGGLQGFVGFTIKLPK